A region from the Brassica napus cultivar Da-Ae chromosome C8, Da-Ae, whole genome shotgun sequence genome encodes:
- the LOC106451712 gene encoding endonuclease 1, whose product MASAFRSPTRLIFVFGVMVLCSVSPVRSWSKEGHILTCRIAQKLLEAGPAHAVENLLPDYAKGDLSALCVWPDQIRHWYKYRWTSPLHFIDTPDHACSYEYSRDCHDQHGLKDMCVDGAIQNFTSQLQHYGEGTSDRRYNMTEALLFLSHFMGDIHQPMHVGFTSDEGGNTIDLRWYRHKSNLHHVWDREIILTALKEYYDKDLDLLQEDLEKNITNGLWHDDLSSWTECNDLIACPHKYASESIQLACKYGYEGVKSGETLSEDYFDTRMPIVMKRIVQGGVRLAMILNRVFSDTHADVAAT is encoded by the exons ATGGCATCGGCTTTCAGATCACCCACAAGgttgatttttgtatttggtgTAATGGTTTTGTGTTCGGTTTCTCCTGTCCGTAGTTGGAGTAAAGAAGGTCATATTCTTACATGCCGAATTGCTCAA AAACTTTTAGAAGCAGGACCGGCACATGCCGTAGAGAATCTACTACCGGATTACGCAAAAGGAGACTTGTCCGCATTATGTGTGTGGCCAGACCAGATCCGACATTGGTACAAGTACCGTTGGACCAGCCCTCTCCATTTCATCGACACTCCCGACCACGCCTGCTCTTACGAATACTCCA GGGATTGTCATGATCAACATGGGTTAAAGGATATGTGTGTGGATGGAGCAATCCAAAATTTCACGTCTCAGCTTCAGCATTACGGTGAAGGAACTTCTGATCGTCgat ATAACATGACTGAAGCCCTTCTGTTCTTGTCGCATTTCATGGGAGATATTCATCAG CCGATGCATGTCGGATTCACAAGTGATGAAGGAGGAAACACAATAGATTTACGTTGGTACAGACACAAATCAAATTTACATCAT GTATGGGACAGAGAGATCATTCTCACGGCTCTAAAAGAATACTACGACAAGGACTTGGATCTTCTCCAAGAAGATCTTGAGAAGAACATCACCAAT GGATTATGGCATGACGATCTATCTTCGTGGACAGAATGCAATGATCTCATCGCTTGTCCACACAA GTATGCTTCGGAGAGTATACAGTTAGCTTGTAAATATGGTTACGAAGGCGTGAAATCCGGTGAAACATTATCAG AGGATTATTTTGATACAAGGATGCCAATAGTGATGAAGAGAATTGTTCAGGGAGGAGTTAGACTAGCCATGATACTAAACCGGGTTTTCAGTGATACTCATGCTGATGTTGCTGCCACTTGA
- the LOC106451710 gene encoding transmembrane protein 184C-like produces MVDLSTLSPSEITVMGSVFCVLLSMHFTMQLISQHLFYWKNPKEQRAILIIVLMAPVYAITSFLGLLDAKGSKPFFMFLDAAKDCYEALVIAKFLALMYSYLNISTSGQIIPDEIKGREIHHSFPMTLFVPRTTHLDHSTLEQLNNWTWQFCVIRPVCSFLMISLQLLGIYPPWLSWIFTVVLNVSVYLALYSLVKFFHVFAKELEPHKPLTKFMCIQGIVFFCFWQGVVLEVLVGLGLIKSHHFWLEVEQLGEALQNVLVVLEMIVFSVMQQYAFHVAPYSGETEAKMRMNKRD; encoded by the exons ATGGTTGACTTGTCAACTCTATCTCCTTCGGAGATCACGGTGATGGGATCCGTGTTCTGCGTCTTGCTCTCGATGCACTTCACCATGCAGCTCATATCACAGCACCTCTTCTACTGGAAGAACCCTAAAGAGCAGAGAGCCATTCTCATCATTGTCCTCATGGCTCCCGTTTACGCTATCACCTCCTTTTTGGGCTTGCTTGATGCCAAAGGAAGCAAACCCTTCTTCATGTTTCTAGACGCCGCTAAAGATTGCTATGAGGCACTT gTCATTGCTAAGTTCTTGGCGTTGATGTATAGCTACCTCAACATATCCACGAGCGGACAGATCATCCCTGATGAGATTAAAGGGAGAGAGATCCACCACTCGTTTCCAATGACGCTATTCGTTCCTCGGACCACACATCTGGATCACAGCACGCTGGAACAGCTCAATAACTGGACGTGGCAGTTCTGTGTTATCCGCCCTGTGTGTTCCTTCTTGATGATATCACTGCAGCTTCTCGGGATTTATCCACCGTGGCTGAGCTGGATCTTCACCGTTGTTCTAAACGTCTCGGTATACTTGGCTTTGTATTCTTTGGTGAAGTTTTTCCATGTTTTTGCTAAAGAGTTGGAGCCTCATAAGCCGCTTACCAAGTTCATGTGCATTCAAGGGATAGTATTCTTCTGCTTTTGGCAG GGAGTAGTGCTTGAGGTATTGGTGGGATTGGGGTTGATAAAGTCGCATCATTTCTGGCTGGAGGTGGAGCAGCTTGGGGAAGCTCTGCAAAACGTGCTTGtggttcttgagatgattgtcTTCTCTGTTATGCAGCAATACGCTTTCCACGTTGCTCCTTATAGTGGGGAAACCGAAGCTAAGATGAGAATGAACAAGAGAGATTGA
- the LOC106455032 gene encoding syntaxin-125-like: MNDLFSNSFKRNQAQFGDVEAGQETMNLDKFFEDVENVKDDMKGVDTFYKKLQDSNEECKTVHNAKKVKELRAKMDADVGQVLKRVKIIKQKLEALEKANANSRNVPGCGPGSSTDRTRSSVVSGLGKKLKDLMDSFQSLRARMNDEYKETVERRYFTITGEQADEQTIDNLIASGESENFLQKAIQEQGRGQIMDTISEIQERHDAVKEIEKNLLELHQVFLDMAALVEAQGQQLNNIESHVAKASSFVRRGTDQLQDARENQKSSRKWTCYAIILFIVVFILLLIPALPHIMLMLK; the protein is encoded by the exons ATGAATGATTTATTCTCAAATTCGTTCAAGAGGAACCAAGCTCAGTTTGGGGATGTGGAGGCAGGTCAAGAAACGATGAACCTCGACAAGTTTTTTGAGGACGTCGAAAATGTAAAAGATGACATGAAAGGAGTCGACACTTTTTACAAGAAGCTTCAAGACTCGAACGAAGAGTGCAAGACGGTGCACAATGCCAAAAAGGTCAAGGAGCTGCGAGCTAAGATGGATGCTGACGTAGGTCAGGTCCTTAAGAGAGTCAAAATCATTAAGCAGAAGCTAGAAGCCTTAGAGAAAGCCAACGCTAACAGCCGTAATGTCCCGGGTTGTGGACCCGGTTCGTCTACGGATAGGACCCGGTCTTCTGTGGTTAGTGGTCTTGGGAAGAAGCTCAAGGATTTGATGGATAGTTTCCAAAGTCTACGTGCACGGATGAACGATGAGTATAAAGAAACCGTAGAGCGCAG GTATTTCACGATAACAGGAGAACAAGCGGACGAGCAAACAATCGATAACTTGATAGCAAGCGGTGAGAGTGAAAACTTCCTCCAAAAAGCGATTCAAGAGCAAGGAAGAGGTCAAATCATGGACACGATCTCTGAGATTCAAGAAAGACATGATGCGGTGAAGGAGATTGAGAAGAATCTACTGGAGTTGCACCAAGTTTTCTTGGACATGGCGGCTTTAGTGGAAGCGCAAGGGCAGCAGCTTAACAATATAGAGAGCCATGTGGCTAAGGCGAGCTCGTTTGTGAGAAGAGGGACTGATCAGCTCCAAGACGCGAGGGAGAACCAAAAGAGCTCGAGAAAATGGACTTGTTACGCTATTATTCTCTTCATCGTTGTGTTTATCCTCCTTCTTATTCCTGCTCTACCCCATATTATGCTAATGTTGAAATGA
- the LOC106453800 gene encoding F-box/LRR-repeat protein At2g40920-like encodes MPSKGGISIDAIIYYLALVDRDRFVVVSFDIRSEEFNMIQVPKLHEDAPVDTPDLTLLELGGKATLCDPTNLRDKGVLALWTLEDVGSKKWSSKSLVLKPSQLPLVDSITFRVKGTTQNGKVFLIPKDFLSPFHILSYDMQNNDMRKIEIKGIPDVWFNMYEEADLHFDVMFMDQSESPIYIDFLSCFDWGDGD; translated from the coding sequence ATGCCTTCCAAAGGAGGAATCTCTATCGATGCAATTATTTATTACTTGGCTTTGGTGGATAGAGATCGATTTGTGGTTGTTAGTTTCGACATTAGATCTGAAGAGTTCAACATGATCCAAGTACCCAAGCTGCATGAAGATGCCCCGGTAGATACCCCAGATCTGACTCTTTTGGAGCTTGGAGGAAAAGCAACTCTATGTGACCCAACCAATCTTAGAGACAAGGGTGTCTTGGCCTTATGGACCCTGGAAGATGTCGGGAGCAAGAAATGGTCGTCCAAGAGTTTGGTTTTGAAGCCTTCTCAGCTGCCTTTAGTCGACAGCATTACATTCAGGGTAAAAGGTACAACTCAAAACGGCAAGGTTTTCCTGATACCAAAGGattttctttctccttttcaCATTCTCTCTTATGATATGCAAAACAATGATATGAGAAAGATTGAGATCAAAGGTATACCGGACGTCTGGTTTAATATGTACGAAGAAGCTGACCTACATTTTGATGTGATGTTTATGGACCAGAGTGAGAGCCCAATCTATATTGATTTCCTGTCCTGTTTTGACTGGGGAGATGGAGATTGA
- the LOC106453798 gene encoding F-box only protein 8-like: protein MCLSTETAELPMHVVTDEILTRLPAKSLMRFKCVSKLWLSLIRSRYFSNRFSKVPSPRLYMCLWDQATIGDNETYTLAPLDTRPSTSTFVVDDNLPDPAIGGYILQNLGGFMIYVYRREPHIYNPATGQLIGIPLRSSDHIVVPPGGEKVVTYYFGYDPLSHKYKAVIGTRLL, encoded by the exons ATGTGTTTGTCTACGGAGACAGCGGAGCTTCCTATGCATGTGGTGACGGATGAGATTCTCACGAGATTGCCTGCTAAATCTCTGATGAGATTCAAGTGCGTTTCAAAGCTCTGGTTATCGCTCATCCGCTCACGTTATTTCTCCAACCGTTTCTCAAAGGTCCCATCCCCTCGTCTTTACATGTGTTTATGGGATCAAGCCACCATTGGTGACAATGAAACATACACATTGGCTCCTCTAGACACTAGGCCTTCAACGTCCACCTTTGTTGTTGACGACAATCTGCCCGACCCAGCGATTGGAGGTTACATCTTGCAAAATCTTGGTGGCTTCATGATCTACGTCTATAGGAGAGAGCCCCATATCTATAACCCTGCCACCGGACAATTGATAGGCATCCCCTTAAGAAGTTCCGACCACATCGTCGTACCTCCTGGAGGAGAAAAGGTCGTCACCTATTATTTCGGATACGACCCACTTAGCCACAAGTACAAAGCG GTTATTGGAACAAGGCTGCTctaa